A genomic stretch from Desulfolutivibrio sulfodismutans DSM 3696 includes:
- the panB gene encoding 3-methyl-2-oxobutanoate hydroxymethyltransferase has protein sequence MRPVPVAAARSCVMSGKRVTVPEILAAKGNRKLAVMTAYDYASARIADEAGMDVLLVGDSLAMVVLGHDDTLSVTMDEMLHHTKAVARGTNHALVVGDMPFLSYQVSVPEAVRNAGRFLKEGRAQAVKIEGGRETAPQIRAMVDAGIPVMGHVGLRPQQVARLGGFKVQSKTAAEAAHLLEDARIVAEAGCFAVVLEAIPARVAQVVTRELPVPTIGIGAGRDCDGQVLVYHDVLGLFDRFTPRFVKNFAQLGTASREALARYAAEVREGRFPGPEHEFSIDDDEFKRFAG, from the coding sequence ATGCGCCCCGTTCCGGTTGCAGCGGCAAGGAGTTGCGTCATGTCTGGCAAACGCGTCACTGTGCCGGAGATTCTGGCTGCCAAGGGCAACCGCAAGCTGGCGGTGATGACCGCCTATGACTACGCCTCAGCCCGAATCGCCGACGAGGCCGGAATGGACGTCCTGTTGGTGGGCGATTCCCTGGCCATGGTGGTCCTCGGCCATGACGACACCCTGTCCGTGACCATGGACGAGATGCTCCACCACACCAAGGCCGTGGCCCGGGGGACGAATCACGCCCTGGTGGTGGGGGACATGCCCTTTCTGTCCTACCAGGTTTCGGTGCCCGAGGCGGTGCGAAACGCCGGACGGTTTCTCAAGGAAGGCCGGGCCCAGGCCGTCAAGATCGAGGGCGGCCGGGAGACGGCCCCCCAAATCCGGGCCATGGTGGACGCGGGCATCCCGGTCATGGGCCATGTGGGGCTTCGGCCCCAGCAGGTGGCCCGGCTGGGCGGTTTCAAGGTCCAGTCCAAGACGGCCGCCGAGGCCGCACATCTTCTGGAGGACGCCCGGATCGTGGCCGAGGCCGGATGCTTCGCCGTGGTGCTGGAGGCCATCCCGGCCCGGGTGGCCCAGGTGGTCACCCGGGAACTGCCCGTGCCCACCATCGGCATCGGCGCGGGCCGGGACTGCGACGGCCAGGTATTGGTCTATCACGACGTCCTGGGGCTCTTCGACCGTTTCACCCCCCGGTTCGTCAAAAATTTCGCCCAACTGGGAACGGCCTCCCGGGAGGCCCTGGCGCGCTATGCGGCCGAGGTCCGGGAAGGCCGCTTCCCCGGCCCTGAACATGAATTTTCCATCGACGATGACGAATTCAAACGGTTTGCCGGGTGA
- a CDS encoding TrmH family RNA methyltransferase — protein sequence MRNISENRLERIRQVVAARQKDLALVLDNIHDPHNVSAILRSCDAFGVPRVHLHYTTTAFPHLGKKSSASAKKWVECVRHADTAALAARLDIDGLRLVSTGFGPRAVPLCEWDFTKPTAIVFGNEHSGVCPELARYVAAEMYIPMRGMVQSLNVSVAAAVILHEAQRQRTAAGMYDRPSYAPEEIEALVAMWREK from the coding sequence ATGCGAAACATTTCCGAAAACCGTCTGGAGCGCATCCGCCAGGTTGTGGCCGCCCGCCAGAAGGATTTGGCCCTGGTTTTGGACAACATTCATGACCCGCACAATGTGTCGGCCATATTGCGAAGCTGCGACGCCTTCGGCGTGCCCCGGGTCCATCTGCATTATACCACGACGGCCTTTCCGCATCTGGGCAAGAAGTCGTCGGCCTCGGCCAAAAAATGGGTGGAGTGCGTGCGCCACGCCGATACCGCCGCCCTGGCCGCACGCCTGGACATCGACGGCCTGCGGCTGGTGTCCACGGGGTTTGGGCCCCGGGCCGTGCCGCTGTGCGAGTGGGACTTCACCAAGCCCACGGCCATCGTGTTCGGCAACGAGCACAGCGGCGTCTGTCCCGAACTGGCCCGGTATGTGGCGGCGGAGATGTACATCCCCATGCGCGGCATGGTGCAAAGCTTGAACGTCTCCGTGGCCGCCGCCGTCATTTTGCATGAGGCCCAGCGCCAGCGGACGGCAGCGGGCATGTACGACCGTCCGTCGTATGCCCCGGAAGAGATTGAGGCGCTGGTTGCGATGTGGCGGGAGAAGTAG
- a CDS encoding MFS transporter, translated as MIHNRSRKWAVLFAVVATQFAVPFMLSAVGVCLPAIGREYAASAISLSLVESVFLCVNAMFLLPFGRAGDICGRGGVFLIGLMLFATSALALTMSPTMELFLVIRGVQALGGAMTLATGLALLYDAFPAEERGRALGISVAGIFLGISAGPVLGGIIASGLGWRWVFYLGMAPCAVALLVCLKNLSWRLSPAPGARFDWWGAVSSAAGIGLLVFGSAHLETSLGWWGLGLGVLALAAFIAIERRTATPLLHLDLFSANRAFSLGVAAMCIVSCAAFGVSFLLSLYLQYARAMTPAQAGLILAVQPVIQCLVSPVIGRLTDKSPVHLLSGTGAGLAALGVLAAAALSAQSGTAAVIGVLSVVGLGIGIFSTPSMVVLMSAVDPSRYGVASAMSGQSRTMGMTACMAVVTVVIARYVGNHPLGPEVIGEYLAAMRTLFTAFGILGLIGAAMAFLAKKAPVASTSPATSQPAPQSLPGHTTDGRTCPLPSAGAGPHAK; from the coding sequence ATGATTCACAACCGTTCCAGAAAATGGGCTGTTTTATTCGCCGTGGTCGCCACCCAGTTCGCGGTGCCGTTTATGCTGTCGGCCGTGGGGGTCTGCCTCCCGGCCATCGGCCGGGAATACGCCGCCTCAGCCATCTCCTTAAGCCTCGTCGAGTCCGTTTTTTTGTGCGTCAACGCCATGTTTCTTCTGCCGTTCGGCCGGGCCGGGGACATCTGCGGCCGGGGCGGGGTGTTCCTCATCGGCCTCATGCTCTTCGCCACGAGCGCCCTGGCCCTGACCATGTCCCCGACCATGGAGCTGTTTTTGGTGATCCGGGGCGTTCAGGCCCTGGGCGGGGCCATGACCCTGGCCACCGGGCTGGCCCTTTTGTATGACGCCTTCCCCGCCGAGGAGCGGGGCCGGGCCCTGGGGATCAGCGTGGCCGGGATATTCTTGGGCATTTCGGCAGGCCCGGTCCTGGGCGGGATCATCGCCTCGGGCCTTGGCTGGCGCTGGGTGTTTTATCTGGGCATGGCCCCCTGCGCCGTGGCCCTTCTGGTCTGCCTGAAAAACCTCTCCTGGCGGCTGTCGCCCGCCCCGGGGGCGCGTTTCGACTGGTGGGGCGCGGTCAGCAGCGCGGCGGGCATCGGGCTTCTGGTCTTCGGCAGCGCGCATCTGGAGACATCCCTGGGCTGGTGGGGGCTTGGCCTGGGCGTCCTGGCCCTGGCGGCATTCATCGCCATCGAACGCCGCACGGCGACGCCCCTTTTGCATCTCGACCTGTTTTCCGCCAACAGGGCCTTTTCGCTTGGCGTGGCCGCCATGTGCATCGTGTCCTGCGCCGCCTTCGGGGTCTCGTTTCTCCTAAGCCTTTATCTGCAATACGCGCGCGCCATGACCCCGGCCCAGGCCGGACTGATCCTGGCCGTCCAGCCGGTCATCCAGTGCCTCGTGTCTCCCGTCATCGGCCGCCTGACCGACAAATCCCCCGTCCATCTCCTGTCCGGGACCGGGGCCGGGCTGGCCGCCCTGGGGGTGCTCGCCGCCGCCGCCCTTTCGGCCCAAAGCGGCACGGCCGCGGTGATCGGGGTTTTGTCCGTGGTGGGGCTTGGCATCGGCATTTTTTCCACGCCGAGCATGGTGGTGCTCATGTCCGCCGTGGACCCGTCGCGCTACGGCGTGGCCTCGGCCATGTCCGGCCAGTCGCGGACCATGGGCATGACCGCCTGCATGGCGGTGGTCACGGTGGTCATCGCCCGGTATGTGGGCAACCACCCTCTTGGGCCGGAGGTCATCGGGGAGTACCTGGCGGCCATGCGCACGCTGTTTACGGCCTTCGGCATCCTGGGCCTTATCGGCGCGGCCATGGCCTTTCTGGCCAAAAAGGCCCCTGTGGCGTCTACTTCTCCCGCCACATCGCAACCAGCGCCTCAATCTCTTCCGGGGCATACGACGGACGGTCGTACATGCCCGCTGCCGTCCGCTGGCGCTGGGCCTCATGCAAAATGA
- a CDS encoding MarR family winged helix-turn-helix transcriptional regulator, which yields MPCNLALCRHKAPGHHLAVLHRLSAAFLAPRMRELGLKRGWIGVLLEVLDRPGQPQDALCKSLKVDPAATARTLFELEKRGYVNRFEDERDRRQKLVSPTQKTLDLAQGLFAVLKDHNQALFQGFDPVRRELALGILADMAANLEDALTREDS from the coding sequence ATGCCCTGTAATTTGGCCCTGTGCCGACACAAGGCCCCCGGCCACCACCTGGCTGTGCTGCACCGTCTCTCGGCCGCCTTTCTGGCCCCCCGCATGCGGGAGCTCGGGCTCAAACGCGGCTGGATCGGGGTGCTGCTCGAGGTGCTGGACCGGCCGGGCCAGCCCCAGGACGCCCTGTGCAAGAGCCTCAAGGTGGACCCGGCGGCGACGGCCAGGACGCTCTTCGAATTGGAAAAACGGGGCTATGTGAATCGGTTCGAAGACGAACGCGACCGCCGCCAGAAACTCGTCTCTCCGACGCAAAAAACCCTCGATCTGGCGCAAGGGCTCTTTGCCGTGCTCAAGGACCACAACCAGGCCCTGTTCCAGGGGTTCGACCCGGTACGCCGGGAGTTGGCCCTTGGCATTTTGGCCGACATGGCCGCCAACCTCGAAGACGCGCTGACGCGAGAGGATTCATGA
- a CDS encoding FAD-binding oxidoreductase: protein MQNGAPSSPVQYAPIDDHLAAELAKRFGPAFSRLDADLQTASEDASGLRRRPEAVLFAKSVEDIQEIVHLANLHEFAVTPRGAGTGLAGGALAEHGGVVVSLAGRNRILDVDPVNMLAVVEPGAVTGRIRKAARAKGLFYPPDPASLDKSTIGGNVATDAGGPACVKYGVTRDYVLGLEAVLPGGDLLRAGVATRKGVVGYDLTRLLTGSEGTLGIITKLILKLIPHPRAVRTALALFPDPGKAVAAVGAVMNSGVTPSCVELMDNRCLTLVAELLPFPLRGGQTSLLLVETDGDEASAESDMACVVAACTQMSAMEVLPAGDPTAREKMWEVRRQISTRIHDAAALYMSEDVAVPLAYIPELIASVQMLEREFGLTVYAFGHAGDGNIHLNIIAETLDPDTRERMDRLVERILNTVLNLNGTISGEHGLGIAKKRYAPLELSPASLTLQRGIKKLFDPNMILNPGKIFP, encoded by the coding sequence ATGCAAAACGGCGCTCCTTCCTCCCCCGTCCAGTACGCTCCCATCGACGATCATCTGGCCGCCGAACTGGCCAAACGTTTCGGCCCGGCCTTTTCCCGGCTCGACGCCGATTTGCAGACAGCCTCCGAAGACGCCTCGGGCCTGCGCCGCCGTCCCGAGGCCGTACTCTTCGCCAAAAGCGTGGAGGACATCCAGGAGATCGTGCATCTGGCCAACCTGCATGAATTCGCGGTCACCCCGCGCGGGGCCGGGACCGGGCTGGCCGGAGGGGCCCTGGCCGAGCATGGCGGCGTGGTGGTGTCCCTGGCGGGCCGAAACCGCATCCTGGACGTGGACCCGGTGAACATGCTGGCCGTGGTGGAGCCCGGGGCCGTGACCGGCCGCATCCGCAAGGCCGCCCGGGCAAAGGGCCTGTTCTATCCGCCGGACCCGGCCAGCCTGGACAAAAGCACCATCGGCGGCAACGTGGCCACGGACGCCGGGGGCCCGGCCTGCGTCAAATACGGCGTGACCCGGGACTACGTGCTGGGGCTGGAGGCCGTCCTTCCCGGTGGGGATCTCCTGCGCGCCGGGGTGGCCACCCGCAAAGGGGTGGTGGGCTACGATCTGACGCGTCTTCTGACCGGCAGCGAAGGGACACTGGGGATCATCACCAAGCTCATTTTGAAGCTCATCCCCCATCCCCGGGCCGTGCGCACGGCCCTGGCCCTTTTTCCCGACCCGGGCAAGGCCGTGGCCGCCGTGGGGGCGGTCATGAATTCGGGCGTCACCCCGTCCTGCGTGGAGCTCATGGACAACCGTTGCCTGACCCTTGTGGCCGAGCTTTTGCCCTTCCCCCTGCGGGGCGGCCAGACCTCCCTGCTCTTGGTGGAGACCGACGGCGACGAGGCTTCGGCCGAATCGGACATGGCCTGCGTGGTCGCGGCCTGCACGCAGATGTCGGCCATGGAGGTTCTGCCCGCCGGTGATCCGACGGCCCGGGAAAAAATGTGGGAGGTCCGGAGGCAGATCTCCACACGCATCCATGACGCCGCCGCCCTGTACATGTCCGAGGATGTGGCCGTGCCCCTGGCCTACATCCCGGAACTGATCGCCTCCGTGCAGATGCTGGAACGGGAATTCGGCCTGACGGTGTACGCCTTCGGCCACGCCGGAGACGGCAACATCCACCTGAACATCATCGCCGAGACCCTTGACCCGGACACCCGGGAACGCATGGACCGTCTGGTGGAGCGGATTCTGAACACGGTTTTGAATTTAAACGGCACCATCTCCGGAGAGCATGGCCTGGGAATCGCCAAAAAGCGTTACGCCCCCCTGGAGCTGTCCCCCGCCAGCCTGACCCTGCAACGGGGCATCAAAAAACTCTTCGATCCGAACATGATCCTCAACCCGGGAAAAATCTTTCCCTGA